One window of the Streptomyces asoensis genome contains the following:
- a CDS encoding SDR family oxidoreductase, translated as MELDGKVAVVTGGTRGVGAGIARSLARAGAQVVVCARRPPEHPLGTAEFMPLDVRDTDAVRRFFAELPRLDVLVNNAGGAPYRPLAHADAARHARVIELNLLAPLTVSLAAYDHLKHANGSIVMIGSVSGSRPSPGSAAYGAAKAGLENLARSMAVEWAPEVRVNTLVVGMVRTELTHLHYGGDDGVEAVARTVPLGRLALPADVGAAAVFLASDAARYISGASLLLHGGGERPAFLDAATVNKET; from the coding sequence ATGGAGCTGGACGGGAAGGTCGCCGTCGTCACCGGCGGCACCCGCGGAGTGGGCGCCGGTATCGCACGCTCCCTCGCACGCGCGGGCGCCCAGGTCGTGGTCTGCGCCCGCCGACCACCGGAACACCCCCTCGGCACAGCCGAGTTCATGCCGCTCGACGTACGCGACACCGACGCCGTACGGCGCTTCTTCGCCGAGCTGCCCCGGCTCGACGTCCTCGTCAACAACGCGGGCGGCGCCCCCTACCGCCCCCTCGCGCACGCCGACGCCGCACGGCACGCGCGCGTGATCGAACTCAACCTCCTCGCACCACTGACCGTCTCCCTCGCCGCGTACGACCACCTCAAGCACGCGAACGGCTCGATCGTGATGATCGGCAGCGTCAGCGGCAGCCGCCCCTCGCCCGGTTCGGCCGCCTACGGCGCGGCCAAGGCCGGCCTGGAGAACCTCGCCCGCTCCATGGCCGTCGAATGGGCCCCGGAGGTACGCGTGAACACCCTCGTCGTCGGCATGGTCCGCACCGAACTGACCCACCTCCACTACGGCGGCGACGACGGCGTCGAAGCCGTCGCCCGCACCGTCCCGCTCGGCCGGCTCGCCCTCCCCGCCGACGTGGGCGCGGCAGCCGTCTTCCTCGCCTCCGACGCGGCCCGCTACATCAGCGGGGCGAGCCTGCTCCTGCACGGAGGCGG
- a CDS encoding enoyl-CoA hydratase family protein translates to MGVSTSSPEKGPEKGIALVTVDFPPVNALPVSGWFALADALRAAGRDPGTRCVVLAAEGRGFNAGVDIKEIQAQGPSALVGANRGCFEAFAAVYECEVPVVAAVQGFCLGGGVGLVGNADVIVASEDAVFGLPELDRGALGAATHLARLVPQHLLRALYYTSRTVTAAELHGHGSVWRVVPPGELRAAALELAGEIAAKDGELLRLAKAAINGIDPVDVRRSYRFEQGFTYEASVGGVADRVRDTFGRDGD, encoded by the coding sequence ATGGGTGTCTCCACCTCGTCCCCGGAAAAGGGACCGGAAAAGGGAATCGCGCTCGTCACGGTCGACTTCCCGCCGGTGAACGCGCTGCCGGTGAGCGGCTGGTTCGCCCTGGCCGACGCCCTGCGCGCGGCCGGCCGCGATCCCGGTACCCGGTGTGTGGTGCTGGCCGCCGAGGGGCGCGGGTTCAACGCGGGCGTGGACATCAAGGAGATCCAGGCGCAGGGGCCGAGCGCGCTCGTCGGCGCCAACCGCGGCTGCTTCGAGGCCTTCGCGGCGGTGTACGAGTGCGAGGTCCCGGTGGTGGCGGCGGTGCAGGGCTTCTGTCTGGGCGGCGGCGTCGGCCTGGTGGGGAACGCGGACGTGATCGTGGCGAGCGAGGACGCCGTGTTCGGGCTGCCCGAGCTGGACCGGGGCGCCCTGGGCGCGGCCACCCATCTGGCCCGGCTGGTCCCCCAGCACCTGCTGCGCGCCCTGTACTACACCTCGCGCACGGTCACGGCGGCCGAACTGCACGGGCACGGCTCGGTGTGGCGGGTGGTGCCGCCGGGCGAACTCCGCGCGGCGGCCCTGGAGCTGGCCGGCGAGATCGCCGCGAAGGACGGTGAGCTGCTGCGCCTGGCCAAGGCGGCCATCAACGGCATCGACCCGGTCGACGTGCGGCGCAGTTACCGCTTCGAGCAGGGCTTCACCTACGAGGCGAGCGTCGGCGGGGTGGCCGACCGGGTCCGTGACACCTTCGGAAGGGACGGTGACTGA
- a CDS encoding CoA transferase subunit A, with protein MTDRADKLLSADEAVSRLRSGMTLGIGGWGSRRKPMALVRALLRSEVTDLTVVSYGGPDVGMLAAAGRIRKLVTAFVTLDSIPLEPHYRAARERGAFELTEVDEAMFMWGLHAAANRLPFLPVRAGIGSDVMRVNPGLRTVTSPYEDQETFVAMPALRLDAALVHVNRADRLGNGQYLGPDPYFDDLFCEAADAAYVSCERVVDTAELTKAAAPQSLLVKRHTVTGVIEAPNGAHFTSCAPDYGRDEAFQKRYATTPWPEFAARFLAGDEQAYRSAVGEES; from the coding sequence ATGACCGACAGAGCCGACAAGCTGCTGTCCGCGGACGAGGCGGTGTCCCGGCTGCGCAGCGGCATGACCCTCGGCATCGGCGGCTGGGGCTCCCGCCGTAAGCCGATGGCGCTGGTCAGGGCGCTGCTCCGGTCGGAGGTCACCGACCTCACCGTCGTGTCGTACGGCGGCCCGGACGTCGGGATGCTCGCCGCGGCCGGCCGGATCCGGAAGCTGGTCACCGCGTTCGTCACCCTCGACTCGATCCCCTTGGAGCCGCACTACCGCGCCGCCCGCGAGCGCGGGGCCTTCGAGCTGACGGAGGTCGACGAGGCGATGTTCATGTGGGGTCTGCACGCGGCCGCGAACCGGCTGCCCTTCCTGCCCGTGCGGGCGGGGATCGGTTCGGACGTGATGCGGGTCAACCCCGGTCTGCGGACGGTGACTTCGCCGTACGAGGACCAGGAGACGTTCGTGGCCATGCCGGCGCTGCGGCTGGACGCGGCCCTGGTGCACGTCAACCGGGCCGACCGGCTGGGCAACGGGCAGTACCTGGGCCCGGATCCGTACTTCGACGACCTGTTCTGCGAGGCGGCGGACGCGGCGTACGTCAGCTGCGAACGGGTCGTCGACACCGCCGAGTTGACGAAGGCGGCGGCGCCGCAGTCGCTGCTGGTCAAGCGGCACACGGTGACGGGTGTGATCGAGGCCCCGAACGGGGCGCACTTCACGTCCTGCGCCCCCGACTACGGCCGGGACGAGGCGTTCCAGAAGCGGTACGCGACGACGCCCTGGCCCGAGTTCGCGGCGCGGTTCCTCGCCGGGGACGAGCAGGCGTACCGGTCGGCCGTCGGGGAGGAGTCATGA
- a CDS encoding CoA-transferase subunit beta: MSEVTRAEYCVIACAEAWRGAGEILASPMGLIPSVGARLARHTFAPDLLLTDGEALLVGLDGTVEGWLPYRQHLALVTGGRRHVMMGASQIDRYGNQNIACIGDWAKPTRQLLGVRGAPVNTLNNPTSYWVPRHSRRVFVERVDMVCGVGYDRAAGARHHRIPRVVSDLGVFDFATPDRSMRLASLHPGVSVEQVREATGFDLVVPDEVSRTREPTAGELRLIREVIDPEDTRAREVAC; the protein is encoded by the coding sequence ATGAGCGAGGTGACGCGCGCCGAGTACTGCGTGATCGCCTGTGCGGAGGCGTGGCGCGGCGCGGGCGAGATCCTGGCGAGCCCCATGGGTCTGATCCCCTCCGTCGGCGCCCGCCTCGCCCGGCACACCTTCGCGCCGGACCTGCTGCTGACCGACGGGGAGGCGCTGCTCGTCGGTCTCGACGGCACCGTCGAGGGCTGGCTGCCGTACCGGCAGCATCTGGCGCTGGTCACCGGGGGGCGGCGGCACGTGATGATGGGCGCGAGCCAGATCGACCGGTACGGCAACCAGAACATCGCGTGCATCGGCGACTGGGCGAAGCCCACGCGGCAGCTGCTCGGGGTGCGGGGCGCGCCGGTCAACACGCTCAACAACCCGACGAGTTACTGGGTTCCGAGGCACTCCCGGCGGGTCTTCGTCGAGCGGGTCGACATGGTGTGCGGGGTCGGGTACGACCGTGCGGCCGGCGCGCGCCACCACCGCATCCCGCGGGTCGTCTCCGACCTCGGTGTCTTCGACTTCGCCACCCCCGACCGGTCGATGCGGCTGGCCTCGCTGCATCCCGGGGTGAGTGTCGAGCAGGTCCGGGAGGCGACGGGGTTCGACCTCGTGGTCCCGGACGAGGTGTCGCGCACCCGTGAGCCGACGGCGGGCGAACTGCGTCTGATCCGCGAGGTGATCGACCCGGAGGACACCCGGGCGCGGGAGGTCGCCTGCTGA
- a CDS encoding NAD(P)H-dependent flavin oxidoreductase, which yields METALTRLVGVRHPIVQTGMGWVAGPRLVSAAADAGALGVLASATMTVDRLRAAVREVRSRTPAPFGVNLRADAADAGDRVRIILDEGVRVASFALAPSPELIAELKEGGVVVIPSIGARRHAEKVAAWGADAVIVQGGEGGGHTGDVATTVLLPQVVDAVDIPVVAAGGFFDGRGLVSALAYGAAGVAMGTRFLLTSDSPVPDAVKARYLAATVRDVTVTRAVDGLPHRMLRTALVDALEDAGRARALLRAVRHAAGFRKLSGLTWREMVRDGLALRHGKDLAWSQVLLAANTPMMLRSAMVEGRTDAGVMAAGQVAGVIDDLPSCAELVARIMKEADETLVSLDRLRASR from the coding sequence ATGGAAACGGCGCTCACCCGGCTGGTCGGGGTCCGTCACCCGATCGTGCAGACCGGGATGGGATGGGTGGCGGGCCCGCGCCTGGTGTCGGCGGCGGCGGACGCGGGGGCGCTGGGTGTCCTGGCCTCCGCGACCATGACCGTCGACCGGTTGCGGGCGGCGGTGCGCGAGGTGAGGTCGCGGACGCCGGCGCCGTTCGGGGTCAATCTGCGGGCCGACGCGGCGGACGCCGGCGATCGGGTGCGGATCATCCTCGACGAGGGGGTGCGGGTCGCGTCCTTCGCGCTCGCGCCGTCCCCGGAGCTGATCGCCGAGCTCAAGGAGGGGGGTGTCGTCGTCATCCCGTCCATCGGGGCCCGCCGGCATGCCGAGAAGGTCGCCGCGTGGGGTGCGGACGCGGTGATCGTGCAGGGTGGGGAGGGCGGTGGTCACACCGGGGACGTGGCGACGACGGTACTGCTGCCGCAGGTGGTGGACGCCGTGGACATCCCGGTCGTGGCGGCGGGCGGCTTCTTCGACGGGCGCGGGCTGGTGTCGGCGCTGGCGTACGGGGCGGCCGGGGTCGCGATGGGCACCCGGTTCCTGCTCACCTCGGACTCGCCGGTCCCGGACGCGGTGAAGGCGCGGTACCTGGCGGCGACGGTCCGGGACGTCACCGTCACCCGGGCGGTGGACGGCCTCCCGCACCGCATGCTGCGCACCGCTCTGGTCGACGCCCTTGAGGACGCCGGCCGGGCCAGGGCCCTGTTGCGGGCGGTGCGTCACGCGGCCGGCTTCCGGAAGCTGTCCGGCCTCACCTGGCGGGAGATGGTCCGCGACGGCCTGGCGCTGCGCCACGGCAAGGACCTCGCCTGGAGTCAGGTACTGCTCGCCGCGAACACGCCGATGATGCTCAGGTCCGCGATGGTGGAGGGGCGTACGGACGCGGGGGTGATGGCCGCCGGGCAGGTCGCCGGGGTGATCGACGACCTGCCGTCCTGCGCGGAACTGGTGGCGCGGATCATGAAGGAGGCGGACGAGACGCTCGTCTCCCTGGACCGCCTCAGAGCCTCTCGATGA
- a CDS encoding acetyl-CoA C-acetyltransferase: MAEAYIVEAVRTPVGRRGGGLSKVHPADLGAHVLKELVARAGVDPAAVEDVVFGCLDTVGPQAGDIARTCWLAAGLPEEVPGVTVDRQCGSSQQAVHFAAQGVLSGTQDLVVAGGVQNMSQIPIAYATRQAAEPLGFTQGPFAGSEGWRARYGDRPVNQFAGAEMIAAKWGISRQDQEEFALRSHLRAVRAIDEGRFARETVAHGQVTADEGPRRDTSLEKMAALKPVIDGGTVTAACSSQVSDGAAALLLASERAVREHGLTPRARVHHLSVRGEDPIRMLTAPIPATAHALKKTGLSIHDIDLVEINEAFAPVVLAWLKETGADPEKVNANGGAIALGHPLGATGAKLMTTLLHELERTGGRFGLQTMCEGGGQANVTIIERL, encoded by the coding sequence ATGGCCGAGGCCTACATCGTCGAAGCGGTCCGTACGCCCGTCGGGCGGCGCGGAGGAGGACTGAGCAAGGTCCATCCGGCCGACCTGGGCGCACATGTGCTCAAGGAACTCGTCGCACGGGCCGGGGTCGACCCGGCCGCCGTCGAGGACGTCGTCTTCGGCTGCCTGGACACGGTCGGGCCGCAGGCCGGGGACATCGCACGGACCTGCTGGCTGGCCGCCGGGCTGCCCGAGGAGGTGCCGGGCGTGACCGTGGACCGGCAGTGCGGCTCCTCGCAGCAGGCCGTGCACTTCGCCGCGCAGGGCGTGCTGTCCGGGACCCAGGACCTGGTGGTCGCGGGCGGCGTGCAGAACATGTCGCAGATCCCGATCGCCTACGCCACCCGGCAGGCCGCCGAGCCCCTCGGCTTCACCCAGGGCCCCTTCGCGGGCAGCGAGGGCTGGCGCGCGCGGTACGGGGACCGGCCGGTGAACCAGTTCGCCGGCGCCGAGATGATCGCCGCGAAGTGGGGCATCAGCCGCCAGGACCAGGAGGAGTTCGCCCTGCGCTCGCACCTGCGGGCGGTGCGGGCGATCGACGAGGGACGCTTCGCCCGCGAGACCGTCGCCCACGGGCAGGTCACCGCCGACGAGGGACCGCGCCGGGACACCTCCCTGGAGAAGATGGCCGCGCTGAAGCCCGTCATCGACGGCGGGACCGTCACCGCCGCCTGTTCCTCTCAGGTCTCCGACGGCGCGGCGGCCCTGCTGCTGGCCTCGGAACGGGCGGTGCGCGAGCACGGCCTGACGCCACGCGCGCGCGTGCACCACCTCTCCGTCCGCGGCGAGGACCCGATCCGCATGCTGACGGCGCCGATCCCGGCCACCGCGCACGCCCTGAAGAAGACCGGGCTGTCGATCCACGACATCGACCTCGTCGAGATCAACGAGGCGTTCGCGCCCGTCGTCCTGGCCTGGCTGAAGGAGACCGGCGCGGACCCGGAGAAGGTCAACGCCAACGGCGGCGCGATCGCCCTCGGCCACCCGCTCGGCGCGACCGGCGCCAAGCTGATGACCACCCTCCTGCACGAACTGGAACGCACCGGCGGCCGGTTCGGCCTGCAAACGATGTGCGAGGGCGGGGGTCAGGCCAACGTGACGATCATCGAGAGGCTCTGA
- a CDS encoding TetR/AcrR family transcriptional regulator — protein sequence MPTKKKPQVTAAPARRRELLDTAAEVFAEQGYNATTVRKIADHAGMLAGSLYYHFDSKESMLEEILRTFLDELWDGYDTVLGAELGPRETLAALVTESFREIDRHRAAVAIYQKESKQLVAQERFAFLAESQRRFEKAWLSTLERGVTDRVFRTDLDIRLAYRFVRDTVWVAASWYRPGGQHSPEEIARQYLSMVLDGIAVRE from the coding sequence GTGCCGACCAAGAAGAAGCCCCAGGTGACCGCGGCGCCCGCGCGTCGCCGTGAACTCCTCGACACCGCCGCCGAGGTCTTCGCCGAACAGGGCTACAACGCCACCACCGTCCGGAAGATCGCCGACCACGCGGGCATGCTCGCGGGCAGCCTCTACTACCACTTCGACTCCAAGGAATCGATGCTGGAGGAGATCCTGCGGACCTTCCTCGACGAGCTCTGGGACGGCTACGACACCGTCCTGGGCGCCGAGCTCGGACCCCGGGAGACACTCGCGGCCCTGGTCACCGAGTCCTTCCGGGAGATCGACCGGCACCGCGCCGCCGTCGCGATCTACCAGAAGGAGAGCAAACAGCTCGTGGCGCAGGAACGGTTCGCGTTCCTCGCCGAGTCACAGCGCCGGTTCGAGAAGGCGTGGCTGTCCACGCTGGAACGCGGCGTCACGGACCGGGTCTTCCGCACCGACCTCGACATCCGCCTCGCCTACCGGTTCGTCCGCGACACCGTGTGGGTCGCCGCGTCCTGGTACCGGCCCGGCGGACAGCACAGCCCGGAGGAGATCGCCCGGCAGTACCTGTCGATGGTGCTGGACGGGATCGCCGTACGTGAATAG
- a CDS encoding SDR family oxidoreductase — protein sequence MKNVEGPPYVPGHALLDGRSAVITAAAGAGIGGATARRFLEEGARVLISDTHARRLKAYQAELAAEFGEASVAALPCDVTDESQVRALFETAVREHGRLDVVVNNAGLGGTSELVDMTDEQWSRVLDVTLNGTFRCTRAALRLMRETGGGVVVNNASVVGWRAQAGQAHYAAAKAGVMALTRCAAIEAAGYGVRVNAVSPSLAMHPHLVKVTSAELLEELTAREAFGRYAEPWEVANVIVFLASGYSSYMTGEVVSVSGQHA from the coding sequence ATGAAGAACGTCGAGGGTCCGCCGTACGTTCCCGGGCACGCGCTGCTCGACGGCCGCAGCGCCGTGATCACCGCGGCGGCCGGCGCGGGCATCGGCGGAGCGACCGCGCGCCGCTTCCTGGAGGAGGGCGCGCGCGTGCTGATCAGCGACACCCACGCGCGGCGGCTCAAGGCCTACCAGGCCGAACTGGCCGCGGAGTTCGGCGAGGCGTCGGTGGCCGCCCTGCCGTGCGACGTCACCGACGAGAGCCAGGTGCGGGCCCTGTTCGAGACGGCCGTGCGGGAACACGGGCGGCTGGACGTCGTCGTCAACAACGCGGGCCTCGGCGGGACCTCGGAACTCGTCGACATGACCGACGAGCAGTGGTCACGCGTCCTGGACGTCACGCTCAACGGAACCTTCCGGTGCACCCGGGCCGCCCTGCGGCTGATGCGGGAGACCGGCGGGGGAGTCGTCGTCAACAACGCCTCCGTCGTCGGCTGGCGCGCCCAGGCCGGACAGGCGCACTACGCCGCCGCGAAGGCGGGCGTGATGGCGCTGACCCGCTGCGCGGCGATCGAGGCGGCCGGGTACGGCGTACGGGTCAACGCCGTCTCGCCGAGCCTCGCCATGCACCCGCACCTGGTGAAGGTGACCTCGGCCGAACTGCTCGAGGAGCTCACCGCCCGGGAGGCCTTCGGGCGGTACGCCGAACCCTGGGAGGTGGCCAACGTGATCGTGTTCCTGGCATCGGGCTACTCCTCGTACATGACGGGCGAGGTCGTCTCCGTCAGCGGCCAGCACGCCTGA
- a CDS encoding acyl-CoA dehydrogenase family protein — protein MDLAHSPADEAFRAEARAWLRARVPSEPLPSLETAEGFAAHRAWEAELAAAGWSVVNWPTRYGGRDCGLMRWLVFEEEYYAAGAPGRVNQNGVSLLAPTLLDHGTEEQRARVLPSMATGEVVWAQAWSEPEAGSDLAALRARAVRVAGGWRLSGEKTWSSRAAFADRAFGLFRTDPDTPKPHQGLTYVMFDLRAPGVTVRPIGRLDGKPAFAELFLDEVFVPDEDVIGEPGQGWRIAMSTAANERGLTLRSPGRFLSSADRLHALWADRGSPEAAAARVADALIGARAYQLFTYAAASRFLAGERLGPESSLNKVFWSEYDIALHETALDLLGAQGAEGEAADTDWSEGYVFSLAGPIYAGTNEIQRDIVAERLLGLPRGRRR, from the coding sequence GTGGACCTCGCACACTCCCCCGCCGACGAGGCGTTCCGCGCCGAGGCCCGGGCCTGGCTGCGCGCGCGGGTGCCGTCCGAGCCGTTGCCCTCCCTGGAGACCGCCGAGGGCTTCGCCGCGCACCGCGCGTGGGAGGCCGAACTGGCCGCGGCCGGCTGGTCGGTGGTGAACTGGCCGACGCGCTACGGCGGGCGGGACTGCGGGCTGATGCGCTGGCTGGTCTTCGAGGAGGAGTACTACGCGGCGGGCGCCCCGGGCCGCGTCAACCAGAACGGGGTGAGCCTCCTCGCCCCGACGCTGCTCGACCACGGCACCGAGGAACAGCGGGCCCGGGTCCTGCCCTCGATGGCCACCGGCGAGGTCGTCTGGGCGCAGGCCTGGTCGGAGCCCGAGGCCGGCTCGGACCTGGCCGCGCTGCGCGCCAGGGCGGTCCGCGTGGCCGGCGGCTGGCGGCTGAGCGGCGAGAAGACCTGGTCCTCGCGCGCGGCCTTCGCCGACCGCGCCTTCGGCCTGTTCCGCACCGACCCCGACACCCCGAAACCCCATCAGGGGCTCACCTACGTCATGTTCGACCTGCGGGCCCCCGGAGTCACCGTCCGCCCCATCGGCCGCCTGGACGGGAAGCCGGCGTTCGCCGAACTGTTCCTGGACGAGGTGTTCGTGCCGGACGAGGACGTGATCGGGGAGCCGGGCCAGGGCTGGCGGATCGCGATGTCGACGGCGGCCAACGAACGCGGGCTCACCCTGCGCTCCCCCGGCCGCTTCCTCTCCTCGGCCGACCGCCTGCACGCCCTCTGGGCGGACCGGGGCAGCCCGGAGGCCGCCGCGGCCCGCGTCGCCGACGCGCTGATCGGCGCCCGCGCCTACCAGCTGTTCACCTACGCGGCCGCCTCCCGCTTCCTCGCCGGGGAGCGGCTCGGCCCGGAGTCGAGCCTGAACAAGGTCTTCTGGTCGGAGTACGACATCGCGCTGCACGAGACGGCGCTGGATCTCCTCGGCGCGCAAGGAGCGGAAGGCGAGGCGGCCGACACCGACTGGTCGGAGGGTTACGTCTTCTCCCTGGCCGGCCCGATCTACGCGGGCACGAACGAGATCCAGCGCGACATCGTCGCCGAGCGGCTGCTCGGCCTGCCGAGGGGACGCCGTCGATGA
- a CDS encoding acyl-CoA dehydrogenase family protein: MRFLLDAEQREFARSLDAMLSAADTPAVIRDWSRGERAGGLALWSRIAEAGVFALAVPEAYEGLGPRPVDLAVAFVELGRHAVPGPLVETVAAAALLRDPGPAKRFLPALAAGESMATLAPEGSYAVDGDAAALRLTLAADGLRLAPGHGPVRPSLDPARRLTRLLPGGELLVPDPSADRALRWARLATAAQALGVGLALLERTVAYVGQRVQFGVPVGSFQAVKHRLADAKIALEFARPLVLGAAVTMSPADVAAAKVSACEAAYTTARTALQLHGAIGYTAEYDLSLWLTKARALRTAWGTPDDCRAEVLRGRA; encoded by the coding sequence ATGCGTTTCCTCCTGGACGCCGAACAGCGGGAGTTCGCCCGGTCGTTGGACGCGATGCTGAGCGCGGCCGACACCCCCGCGGTGATCCGCGACTGGAGCCGGGGCGAGCGGGCGGGCGGCCTCGCCCTGTGGTCGCGGATCGCCGAGGCGGGCGTGTTCGCCCTGGCGGTCCCGGAGGCGTACGAGGGGCTGGGGCCCCGGCCGGTGGACCTGGCCGTCGCCTTCGTGGAGCTGGGACGGCACGCGGTGCCGGGCCCGCTGGTGGAGACGGTCGCCGCGGCGGCCCTGCTGCGCGATCCGGGCCCCGCCAAGCGGTTCCTCCCCGCTCTGGCCGCGGGCGAGTCGATGGCCACACTGGCACCCGAGGGCTCGTACGCCGTGGACGGTGACGCGGCGGCCCTACGGCTGACGCTGGCCGCCGACGGTCTGCGGCTGGCTCCGGGGCACGGCCCGGTGCGTCCTTCCCTCGACCCCGCCCGTCGTCTCACCCGCCTGCTGCCGGGCGGCGAACTCCTCGTCCCGGACCCTTCCGCGGACCGTGCGCTGCGCTGGGCCCGCCTGGCCACCGCCGCGCAGGCTCTCGGGGTGGGTCTGGCGCTGCTGGAGCGGACCGTGGCGTACGTCGGGCAGCGCGTCCAGTTCGGCGTCCCCGTCGGCTCGTTCCAGGCGGTCAAGCACCGGCTGGCGGACGCGAAGATCGCGTTGGAGTTCGCCCGTCCCCTGGTACTGGGCGCCGCCGTGACGATGAGCCCGGCGGATGTCGCCGCCGCGAAGGTGAGCGCCTGCGAGGCGGCGTACACGACCGCGCGCACCGCACTCCAACTGCACGGCGCGATCGGCTACACGGCGGAGTACGACCTGTCGCTCTGGCTCACCAAGGCCCGCGCCCTGCGCACGGCCTGGGGCACCCCGGACGACTGCCGGGCGGAGGTCCTGCGCGGCCGCGCGTAG
- a CDS encoding FBP domain-containing protein codes for MKPLTEQEIRAAFVNCTKGEAKRLAVPRDLADRPWEELDYLGWRDPQAPDRAYLAVELDGRPKALALRSSTSGSWQARRSMCTMCLTTHSGGVSLMVAPKAGRAGQQGNSVGAYICSDLACSLYVRGKRDAGVGARLPETITLEEKIGRTVANLAAFVAKVTG; via the coding sequence ATGAAGCCGCTCACCGAGCAAGAGATCCGTGCCGCGTTCGTCAACTGCACCAAGGGTGAGGCCAAGCGCCTGGCCGTCCCCCGCGACCTGGCCGACCGGCCCTGGGAAGAACTGGACTACCTCGGCTGGCGGGACCCCCAGGCCCCCGACCGGGCCTACCTCGCCGTCGAGCTGGACGGCCGGCCGAAGGCCCTCGCGCTGCGCTCCTCCACCTCCGGCTCGTGGCAGGCGCGGCGCAGCATGTGCACGATGTGCCTGACCACCCACTCCGGCGGTGTCTCGCTGATGGTCGCGCCGAAGGCGGGCAGGGCCGGCCAGCAGGGCAACTCGGTGGGGGCCTACATCTGTAGCGACCTCGCCTGCTCTCTGTATGTGCGGGGCAAGCGGGACGCGGGCGTCGGCGCCCGGCTGCCCGAGACGATCACGCTGGAGGAGAAGATCGGGCGGACCGTGGCGAACCTCGCCGCGTTCGTCGCCAAGGTGACCGGCTGA
- a CDS encoding TetR/AcrR family transcriptional regulator, which translates to MGRVGLSTDRLVRAGAELADEVGFDQVTVSALARRFDVKVASLYSHVKNSDDLSTRIALLALEELADRGDLALAGRAGKDALTALADVYRDYAREHPGRYAAAQLRLDPEAAAASAGPRHARMTRAILRGYDLTEPDQTHAVRLLGSVFHGYVSLELGGGFSHSAPDTQETWTRILDALDALLRNWPPKT; encoded by the coding sequence ATGGGGCGTGTGGGGCTGAGCACGGATCGGCTGGTCCGGGCGGGCGCGGAACTGGCCGACGAGGTCGGCTTCGACCAGGTGACCGTCTCGGCGCTCGCCCGGCGCTTCGACGTCAAGGTCGCGAGCCTGTACTCGCACGTGAAGAACTCCGACGACCTCAGCACCCGGATCGCCCTGCTCGCCCTGGAGGAGCTCGCCGACCGGGGCGACCTCGCGCTCGCCGGGCGGGCCGGCAAGGACGCCCTGACCGCCCTGGCCGACGTCTACCGCGACTACGCCCGCGAACACCCCGGCCGCTACGCCGCGGCCCAGCTGCGACTCGACCCCGAGGCGGCGGCCGCGAGCGCCGGACCGCGGCACGCCCGCATGACCCGGGCGATCCTGCGCGGCTACGACCTCACCGAGCCGGACCAGACCCATGCCGTCCGGCTCCTGGGCAGCGTCTTCCACGGCTACGTCAGCCTGGAGCTCGGCGGCGGATTCAGCCACAGCGCCCCCGACACCCAGGAGACCTGGACCCGCATCCTCGACGCCCTCGACGCCCTGCTGCGCAACTGGCCGCCCAAGACCTGA